From the Tachyglossus aculeatus isolate mTacAcu1 chromosome 21, mTacAcu1.pri, whole genome shotgun sequence genome, one window contains:
- the SF3A1 gene encoding splicing factor 3A subunit 1, which produces MPAGPVQAVPPPPPVPTEPKQPTEEEAAKEESTPSKPVVGIIYPPPEVRNIVDKTASFVARNGPEFEARIRQNEINNPKFNFLNPNDPYHAYYRHKVGEFKEGKAQEPSAAIPKVMQQQQQQQAQTQAAQQQLPQKVQAQVTQEAVVPKEPPTEFEFIADPPSISAFDLDVVKLTAQFVARNGRQFLTQLMQKEQRNYQFDFLRPQHSLFNYFTKLVEQYTKILIPPKGLFVKLKREAENPREVLDQVCYRVEWAKFQERERKKEEEEKEKERVAYAQIDWHDFVVVETVDFQPSEQGNFPPPTTPEELGARILIQERYEKFGESEEVEMEVESDDEDEKPEKAEEAPSQLDQDTQVQDMDEGSDDEDEGQKIPPPPEAPMPPPLPPTPDQVIVRKDYDPKASKPLPPAPAPDEYLVSPITGEKIPASKMQEHMRIGLLDPRWLEQRDRSIREKQSDDEVYAPGLDIESSLKQLAERRTDIFGVEETAIGKKIGEEEIQKPEEKVTWDGHSGSMARTQQAAQANITLQEQIEAIHKAKGLVPEDDSKEKIGPSKPNEIPQPPPPSSAPNIPTSAPPITSVPRPPAMPPPVRATVVSAVPVMPRPPMASVVRLPPGSVIAPMPPIIHAPRINVVPMPPSAPPIMAPRPPPMIVPTAFVPAPPVAPVPAPAPMAPVHPPPPLEDEPASKKLKTEDSLMPEEEFLRRNKGPVTIKVQVPNMQDKTEWKLNGQALVFTLPLPDQVSVIKVKIHEATGMPAGKQKLQYEGIFIKDSNSLAYYNMANGAVIHLALKERGGRKK; this is translated from the exons CCCACGGAAGAAGAAGCCGCCAAGGAGGAATCCACGCCTTCCAAGCCCGTGGTGGGAATCATTTATCCTCCTCCCGAGGTCAGGAACATCGTCGATAAGACCGCCAGCTTCGTAGCCAG AAACGGCCCGGAGTTCGAGGCGCGGATCCGTCAGAACGAGATCAACAACCCCAAGTTCAATTTCCTGAACCCCAATGACCCCTACCATGCCTACTACCGGCACAAGGTGGGCGAGTTCAAGGAGGGCAAGGCCCAGGAGCCCTCCGCCGCcatccccaaggtcatgcagcagcagcagcagcagcaggcgcaGACGCAGGCCGCTCAGCAGCAGCTCCCGCAGAAG GTCCAGgcccaggtcacccaggaggccgtGGTCCCCAAAGAGCCCCCCACCGAGTTCGAGTTCATCGCCGACCCGCCCTCCATCTCGGCCTTCGACCTGGACGTGGTCAAGCTGACCGCGCAGTTCGTGGCCCGCAACGGGCGTCAGTTCCTGACCCAGCTGATGCAGAAGGAGCAGCGCAACTACCAGTTCGACTTCCTCCGCCCCCAGCACAGCCTCTTCAACTACTTCACCAAGCTGGTGGAGCAGTACACCAAG ATCCTCATCCCCCCCAAGGGCCTCTTTGTCAAGCTGAAGAGGGAGGCCGAGAACCCCCGGGAGGTCCTGGATCAG GTGTGCTACCGCGTGGAGTGGGCCAAGTTCCAGGAACGTGAgcggaagaaggaggaagaggagaaggagaaggagcgggTGGCCTACGCCCAGATCGACTGGCACGATTTTGTGGTGGTAGAGACGGTGGACTTCCAGCCCAGCGAGCAAG GAAACTTCCCCCCGCCCACCACCCCCGAGGAGCTGGGAGCCCGCATTCTCATCCAGGAGCGCTATGAGAAGTTCGGGGAGAGCGAGGAGgtggagatggaggtggagtcGGACGACGAGGACGAGAAGCCGGAGAAGGCGGAAGAGGCGCCGTCCCAGCTGGATCAGGACACCCAAgtgcaggacatggatgag GGCTCGGACGACGAAGACGAGGGGCAGaagatcccccctccccccgaggcCCCCatgcctcctcccctgcccccgacGCCGGATCAGGTCATCGTCCGGAAAGACTACGACCCCAAAG CGTCCaagcccctgccccccgccccggccccggacGAGTACCTGGTGTCCCCCATCACCGGGGAGAAGATCCCCGCCAGCAAGATGCAGGAGCACATGCGCATCGGGCTCCTGGATCCCCGCTGGCTGGAGCAGCGTGACCGCTCCATCCGCGAGAAGCAGAGCGACGACGAGGTCTACGCCCCAG GGCTGGATATCGAAAGCAGCCTGAAGCAGCTGGCTGAGCGCCGTACCGACATCTTCGGCGTGGAGGAGACCGCCATCGGCAAGAAGATCGGCGAGGAGGAGATCCAGAAGCCGGAGGAAAAG gtgaCCTGGGACGGCCACTCGGGCAGCATGGCCCGCACCCAGCAGGCCGCCCAGGCCAACATCACGCTCCAGGAGCAGATCGAGGCCATCCACAAAGCCAAGGGGCTGGTGCCCGAGGACGACAGCAAGGAGAAGATCGGGCCCAGCAAGCCCAACGAGATCCCCCAGCCGCCCCCTCCTTCGTCCGCCCCCAACATCCCCACCTCGGCGCCCCCCATCACCTCCGTGCCCCGACCCCCCGCG ATGCCCCCCCCGGTCCGCGCCACGGTGGTGTCTGCGGTGCCCGTCATGCCCCGGCCCCCGATGGCGTCGGTGGTCCGCCTGCCCCCGGGCTCGGTCATCGCCCCCATGCCGCCCATCATCCACGCCCCCCGCATCAACGTGGTGCCCATGCCGCCCTCCGCCCCGCCCATCATGGCGCCCCGCCCGCCCCCTATGATCGTCCCCACAG CGTTCGTCCCCGCCCCGCCTGTGGCCCCGGTCCCGGCACCGGCCCCCATGGCTCCCGTCCACCCTCCGCCTCCCCTCGAGGACGAGCCGGCGTCCAAGAAGCTCAAGACGGAGGACAGCCTGATGCCAGAGGAGGAGTTTCTCCGCAGGAACAAG GGCCCCGTCACCATCAAAGTCCAGGTCCCTAACATGCAGGACAAGACCGAATGGAAGCTGAACGGCCAGGCGCTGGTCTTCACCCTCCCGCTCCCGGACCAG GTCTCCGTCATCAAGGTGAAGATCCACGAGGCCACGGGCATGCCGGCCGGGAAGCAGAAGCTGCAGTACGAG GGCATCTTCATCAAGGATTCCAACTCCCTGGCGTACTACAACATGGCCAACGGTGCCGTGATccacctggccctcaaggagagaGGAGGCCGGAAGAAATAG